One window of Salmo salar chromosome ssa11, Ssal_v3.1, whole genome shotgun sequence genomic DNA carries:
- the LOC106562288 gene encoding AFG3-like protein 1, which translates to MVRMMGLLSVSVWPLRNGVQAWGRGCATIHTAFRYSNVSALSKCSALKRINPMGLNQCTFTLARLLSSKPPRGFEKFFPKSEDTPGVNKSSEETGDEKTKETESQGGGEGGPNGGGERERRRGGRKDESDWWTRFQNDFPWDEKTMRNVAIGFAGMASTFLYFYFRETGKEVSWKDFVNNYLARRLVDRLEVVNKQYVRVIPVHGVNTSEVSYLWFNIGSVETFEHNLELAQQEMGLDSTHRVPVIYASESDGTFLMSILPTLLLVGLLLFTMRQGPMAGGRGGGRGNPFIMGESKAKIMKDNIDVRFKDVAGCEEAKLEILEFVNFLKNPRQYQDLGAKIPKGAVLSGPPGTGKTLLAKATAGEANVPFITVNGSEFQEMFVGVGPARVRDMFAMARKNAPCILFIDEIDAVGRKRGRGNFGGQSEQENTLNQLLVEMDGFNTSTNVVVLAGTNRPDILDPALMRPGRFDRQIYIGPPDIKGRASIFKVHLRPLKLDSSIDSEALTRKLAALTPGFTGADIANVCNEAALIAARYLNESINVKHFEQAIERVIGGLEKKTQVLQPLEKTTVAYHEAGHAVVGWYLEHADPLLKVSIIPRGKGLGYAQYLPKEQYLFTREQLFDRMCMMLGGRVAEQVFFGKITTGAQDDLRKVTQSAYAQVVQFGMSEVVGQVSFELPRQGEMVMEKPYSEPTAQLIDQEVRSLIDAAFQRTHQLITEKRDVVEKVGRRLLEKEVLDKADIRKLLGPRPYEEKSTYEEFVEGTGAMEEDTSLPEGLKNWNRDRGMEEPP; encoded by the exons ATGGTTCGCATGATGGGGCTGCTTTCAGTGAGTGTTTGGCCCCTGCGGAACGGGGTGCAGGCTTGGGGCAGAGGCTGCGCCACCATCCATACAGCTTTTCGCTACAGTAACGTTAGCGCATTATCGAAG TGTTCCGCATTAAAACGAATCAATCCCATGGGATTAAATCAATGCACTTTCACATTGGCTCGATTGCTCAGTTCCAAACCCCCACGAG GATTTGAGAAGTTCTTCCCAAAGAGTGAGGACACTCCTGGAGTGAACAAATCATCTGAAGAGACCGGTG ATGAGAAGACCAAAGAGACAGAATCTCAGGGCGGAGGAGAAGGGGGACCAAATGgaggtggcgagagagagaggaggagaggcggaaggaaggatgaatcagactggtgGACTCGCTTCCAG AATGATTTCCCCTGGGATGAGAAGACCATGCGCAATGTCGCGATCGGATTCGCCGGCATGGCCTCCACGTTCCTGTATTTCTACTTCCGAGAGACTGGGAAGGAAGTCTCCTGGAAGGACTTTGTAAATAACTACCTGGCCAGAAGACTG GTGGACCGTCTGGAGGTAGTCAACAAACAGTATGTCAGAGTCATCCCAGTGCATGGAGTCAATACGTCAGAGGTG AGCTACCTGTGGTTCAACATCGGCAGCGTGGAGACGTTTGAACACAACCTGGAGCTGGCCCAGCAGGAGATGGgcctggactctacacacagagtaCCTGTGATCTACGCAAGCGAGAGCGACGG taCTTTCCTGATGAGCATTCTTCCAACCCTGTTGCTGGTTGGCCTCCTGCTCTTCACCATGCGCCAGGGACCAATGGCAGGAGGCCGTGGCGGAGGGCGGGGCAACCCCTTCATAATGGGCGAATCCAAGGCCAAAATCATGAAGGACAACATTGACGTGAGATTTAAGGATGTGGCTGGCTGCGAAGAGGCCAAGCTGGAGATCCTAGAGTTTGTCAACTTCCTGAAGAACCCCCGGCAGTACCAGGACCTGGGGGCCAAGATCCCCAAG GGTGCAGTGTTGTCGGGTCCCCCCGGCACAGGGAAGACCCTGTTAGCCAAGGCCACAGCCGGAGAGGCCAATGTCCCCTTCATCACCGTCAACGGATCTGAGTTCCAGGAGATGTTTGTTGGCGTGGGCCCAGCCAGG GTGAGGGATATGTTTGCCATGGCCCGTAAGAACGCTCCCTGCATCCTGTTCATCGATGAGATCGATGCTGTGGGCAGGAAGCGAGGCAGAGGGAACTTTGGGGGACAGAGTGAGCAGGAGAACACACTGAACCAGCTTCTAGTGGAGATGGATG GGTTCAACACCAGCACTAACGTGGTCGTCTTGGCTGGAACCAACCGAccagacatcctggacccagcacTGATGAGACCTGGGCGCTTCGACAGACAGATTTACATAG gTCCACCAGACATAAAGGGCAGAGCGTCCATCTTTAAGGTCCATCTGAGGCCTCTGAAGCTGGACTCCAGTATAGACTCTGAAGCTTTGACCAGGAAACTAGCTGCcctcacacctggcttcactg GAGCTGATATTGCCAACGTGTGTAATGAGGCGGCCCTGATAGCAGCACGCTACCTTAACGAGTCTATCAACGTCAAGCACTTTGAGCAGGCCATCGAGAGGGTCATCGGAG GTCTGGAGAAGAAGACCCAGGTACTACAGCCATTAGAGAAGACCACTGTAGCATACCACGAGGCTGGCCATGCTGTGGTGGGCTGGTACCTGGAACACGCTGACCCTCTGCTCAAG GTGTCAATCATCCCCCGGGGGAAGGGTTTGGGGTATGCTCAGTACCTTCCTAAGGAGCAGTACCTGTTCACGCGGGAGCAGCTGTTTGACAGGATGTGTATGATGCTGGGAGGACGTGTGGCAGAGCAGGTCTTTTTTGGGAAGATCACCACAGGGGCACAGGATGACCTCAGGAAGGTCACGCAGTCTGCCTAcgcacag GTGGTTCAGTTTGGGATGAGTGAGGTGGTGGGCCAGGTGTCTTTTGAGCTCCCCAGGCAGGGAGAGATGGTGATGGAGAAGCCTTACAGCGAGCCCACGGCCCAGCTCATAGACCAGGAGGTCCGTTCACTCATAGACGCTGCCTTCCAACGTACACACCAGCTCATCACTGAGAAGAGAGATGTGGTGGAGAag gtggggAGGCGTCTCCTGGAGAAGGAGGTCCTGGACAAGGCTGATATTCGGAAGCTGCTGGGTCCTCGCCCCTACGAGGAGAAGTCTACGTATGAGGAGTTTGTGGAGGGGACGGGGGCCATGGAGGAGGACACCTCCCTTCCAGAGGGCCTCAAGAACTGGAACAGGGACAGGGGGATGGAAGAGCCTCCCTAG